One genomic segment of Caldimonas brevitalea includes these proteins:
- a CDS encoding glycine zipper 2TM domain-containing protein, with protein sequence MNTPSSSLDAAAPVAAPPHGLTALPRAVWMAGGVALFTIGGLASALVLQARSPAPATSAAAPVQALQTGPQLAAPTESATLVPPQTPSEGRPASLVPPEPTRDAPREPEAREMQPAAAAVCRHCGVVESVRAVQHKGEGTGVGAVAGGVVGGLLGNQVGKGNGRKAMTVVGAVGGGFAGHEIEKRARSVTVYRVKVRMDDGTLRTVSHPQAPAVGQRVTVQGRTLRMAAAPEAGSPDAPRTWKTNAAADAAGA encoded by the coding sequence ATGAACACCCCCTCCTCGTCTCTCGATGCCGCAGCTCCGGTCGCGGCGCCACCGCACGGCTTGACGGCACTGCCGCGGGCGGTCTGGATGGCTGGCGGCGTCGCCCTGTTCACCATCGGCGGACTGGCCTCGGCGCTGGTGCTGCAGGCGCGCAGCCCCGCTCCGGCAACGTCCGCTGCCGCTCCGGTTCAGGCGCTGCAAACGGGTCCACAACTCGCCGCCCCGACCGAGAGCGCGACGCTGGTTCCGCCGCAAACGCCGTCCGAGGGCCGCCCCGCATCTTTGGTGCCGCCCGAACCGACCCGGGACGCCCCGCGGGAGCCAGAGGCCCGCGAGATGCAGCCGGCGGCGGCGGCGGTATGCCGCCATTGCGGTGTCGTCGAATCGGTCCGCGCGGTCCAGCACAAGGGCGAGGGGACCGGCGTCGGCGCCGTGGCCGGCGGTGTGGTCGGCGGCCTGCTGGGCAACCAGGTCGGCAAAGGCAACGGCCGCAAGGCCATGACGGTGGTCGGTGCGGTGGGTGGCGGCTTCGCCGGGCATGAGATCGAGAAACGCGCCCGCAGCGTGACCGTCTATCGCGTCAAGGTGCGCATGGACGATGGCACCCTGCGCACCGTGTCGCATCCGCAGGCACCCGCGGTGGGTCAGCGCGTCACGGTCCAGGGCCGTACCCTCAGGATGGCCGCCGCGCCCGAAGCGGGCTCACCCGACGCGCCGCGCACCTGGAAGACGAATGCCGCGGCGGACGCCGCAGGCGCCTGA
- a CDS encoding PAS domain S-box protein, whose amino-acid sequence MGSKLQALLAQARIATWEWDVEDDRGSVCRTLPTLFGLRSGDPIDDLPPALRWLHSADSAGYRTAFEAALTQGAGGHWHSEFRIVQPHGGAVVWLEERAHVGRDTSTGHRCISGLLWDITPRKQLEQKLVSSEEQFRTLFEAANVGMAQADPDSRRLLRVNDCLAGMLGYETEALIGRPILDLTYPDDQVENRRRLEKILRGEADRWTFEMRLRHQNGQMIWVSVNATVLRLPDARAARLNAVLIDVTRRREADEQRRRSEHRLRKALEIQTVGVIFFRTNGAITYCNPAFLAMSGYDEVDVAAGRVRWDVMTPPEWVPASYKAIEEFVTVGRTVPYEKQYIRKDGSRWWALFAASRLDEELGIEFIVDITAMKEAQHALREADRRKDQFLATLAHELRNPLAPLSNGLELLLRSPPADPGEMREWHEMMLRQVEHMVHLVDDLLDIQRITHDRITLRREAVDLRQVCRDGVEESLPLIQRADHRLHLALPDTPLLVDGDRVRLAQVVTNLLNNAAKFTPNGGSLHLSLQAEGDAAVLGVRDNGCGIAAQALPTIFEMYAQAAPPANGCEPGLGIGLALAKQLVRLHGGSIEAHSDGPSRGSEFVVRLPLTDPLALPQSRGSAATPAPQGLHVIVADDNQEAADSLAALLRLIGADVRVCYGADGVLETLEQGFPADAAVIDLGMPDMDGYELARRLRAGSGTPDLLLVALSGWGQEADKVSSATAGFQHHLVKPLRFEQLESILAQARH is encoded by the coding sequence GTGGGGTCGAAACTGCAAGCATTGCTCGCACAGGCCCGCATCGCCACTTGGGAATGGGATGTCGAGGACGACCGCGGCTCGGTCTGTCGCACATTGCCGACACTCTTCGGTCTGCGATCCGGCGACCCCATCGACGACTTGCCGCCTGCACTGCGCTGGCTCCACTCCGCCGACAGTGCCGGCTACCGGACCGCTTTCGAAGCGGCGCTGACGCAGGGCGCGGGGGGCCATTGGCACAGCGAGTTCCGCATCGTCCAGCCCCATGGCGGCGCAGTGGTATGGCTCGAAGAACGAGCGCACGTCGGGAGGGACACCTCGACCGGTCACCGCTGCATCAGCGGCTTGCTGTGGGACATCACGCCGCGCAAGCAGTTGGAACAGAAGCTCGTCAGCAGCGAAGAGCAGTTTCGCACCCTCTTCGAAGCGGCCAACGTCGGCATGGCGCAGGCAGACCCCGACAGCCGCCGCTTGCTGCGCGTCAACGACTGCCTGGCCGGGATGTTGGGCTACGAGACCGAGGCCTTGATCGGCCGCCCGATACTCGACCTGACCTATCCCGACGACCAGGTCGAGAACCGGCGGCGCCTGGAGAAGATCCTGCGGGGCGAGGCAGACCGGTGGACCTTCGAGATGCGGTTGCGGCACCAGAACGGCCAGATGATCTGGGTCTCGGTGAACGCGACGGTGCTGCGGCTGCCGGACGCTCGTGCAGCGCGCTTGAATGCGGTGTTGATCGACGTGACACGTCGCCGCGAAGCCGACGAGCAGCGGCGTCGTTCGGAGCATCGGCTGCGCAAGGCGCTCGAGATCCAGACGGTGGGGGTGATCTTTTTCCGCACCAACGGCGCGATCACTTACTGCAACCCGGCCTTCTTGGCGATGAGCGGTTATGACGAAGTCGATGTGGCCGCCGGCCGCGTGCGCTGGGACGTGATGACACCGCCGGAGTGGGTGCCGGCGTCTTACAAGGCCATCGAAGAGTTCGTCACCGTGGGCCGTACGGTGCCTTACGAGAAGCAGTACATCCGCAAGGACGGGAGCCGCTGGTGGGCGTTGTTCGCCGCATCGCGGCTCGACGAAGAGCTGGGCATCGAGTTCATCGTCGACATCACCGCGATGAAAGAAGCACAGCATGCACTGCGCGAAGCCGACCGGCGCAAGGACCAATTCCTGGCCACGCTCGCCCACGAACTGCGCAACCCGCTCGCGCCCCTGAGCAACGGGCTCGAATTGTTGCTGCGGTCGCCACCGGCCGATCCCGGCGAGATGCGCGAATGGCACGAGATGATGTTGCGACAAGTCGAGCACATGGTGCACCTCGTGGACGACCTGCTCGACATCCAGCGCATCACCCACGACCGCATCACCTTGCGCCGGGAGGCCGTGGACCTGCGGCAGGTGTGCCGCGACGGCGTCGAGGAGAGCCTGCCGTTGATCCAGCGCGCCGACCACCGCCTGCATCTCGCGCTGCCCGATACGCCGCTGCTCGTGGACGGCGACCGGGTGCGCCTGGCCCAGGTGGTCACCAACCTGCTGAACAACGCGGCCAAGTTCACCCCCAACGGCGGCTCGCTGCACCTGAGCCTGCAGGCGGAGGGCGACGCCGCGGTGCTGGGGGTGCGCGACAACGGCTGCGGCATCGCGGCGCAAGCGCTGCCGACCATCTTTGAGATGTACGCCCAGGCAGCGCCGCCGGCCAACGGTTGCGAGCCGGGGCTGGGCATCGGCCTGGCCCTCGCGAAGCAGTTGGTCCGCCTGCATGGCGGCAGCATCGAGGCGCACAGTGACGGGCCCTCCCGCGGCAGCGAGTTCGTGGTGCGGCTGCCCCTGACCGACCCGCTGGCACTGCCACAGAGCCGTGGGTCGGCGGCCACGCCCGCGCCACAGGGGCTGCACGTGATCGTGGCCGACGACAACCAGGAAGCGGCCGACAGCCTCGCCGCACTGTTGCGCCTGATCGGCGCCGACGTGAGAGTGTGTTACGGCGCCGATGGTGTGCTCGAAACCTTGGAGCAAGGCTTCCCGGCCGATGCCGCGGTGATCGACCTGGGCATGCCGGACATGGACGGCTACGAGCTGGCGCGGCGGCTGCGAGCGGGCTCGGGCACCCCCGACCTGCTGCTGGTCGCCCTGAGCGGATGGGGGCAGGAAGCCGACAAGGTGTCGTCCGCGACCGCCGGATTCCAGCACCACCTGGTCAAG